A window of the Haloquadratum walsbyi C23 genome harbors these coding sequences:
- a CDS encoding SHOCT domain-containing protein produces MTKSMDQSLPTFSKRRLAGLIAILSFGLSSLFAVLGLGTIVSVTFILGFFILLPLIGLLGADFPLVESSDDKSSADETTRDEDPLTTLRQRYANGEIDEAEFERRLELMLETEDVQQSTTNSDTDDVSDQLREIKRELE; encoded by the coding sequence ATGACAAAGAGTATGGATCAGTCCCTCCCCACCTTTAGTAAAAGACGATTGGCTGGACTCATCGCCATTCTCTCATTCGGTCTGTCCTCGTTGTTCGCGGTCCTCGGATTGGGCACTATTGTGTCGGTCACATTCATTCTTGGATTCTTTATTTTGTTACCATTGATTGGACTACTTGGTGCGGATTTCCCCCTCGTCGAATCAAGCGATGATAAATCCTCGGCAGATGAAACGACACGTGATGAGGATCCTCTCACCACGCTTCGACAGCGATACGCGAATGGAGAAATTGATGAGGCTGAATTTGAACGGCGGTTAGAATTGATGCTTGAAACTGAGGATGTCCAACAATCTACAACAAACTCAGACACTGACGATGTCTCTGATCAATTGCGTGAAATTAAGCGTGAGTTGGAGTGA
- a CDS encoding sodium:solute symporter family transporter, producing the protein MVSTTLVLGLTVMTLIGFTITGMWYSQGRVTSIEDLISARNQAGANRITATLVASVMGVWILFAAPEAGAGFGVAAVIGYAVGEAVPMYVYSRVGPRIRELIPSGHSLTEYARARYGTAMYAFVVGVSGLYMFVFVAAELTGIAGALAFVADVPQWQTATLVGGFVLLYTGYGGLRASIFTDTVQAVVVIPLLAVAFIATVFALGGPSSVLGNITAADPGLLDPTAAAGFQFGLALAFAILGAELLNQTWWQRIYAGTDSESIAVAFRRATVLNGLIVFIAAFLGVVAAGHTDIVTNPTSAAYNADVAFFVLLETAVPEWVILVVVLLALSLVMSSVDTLFNALSSLITVDLARIYPGSTDRQLRWIARGFTLCIAFAAIYVSVRAQSVLRLFFLADLLGTALAFPLVYGLYSERLTGFGALAGSLSGLAVGLAYFPDLRGFITAIPLVGPALPSADPLYLTAFGGSFLTSIGVTIVISRLTTTRFDLDTLSAEITRLDEPIADGGRTYSAESSLCPDGNSDD; encoded by the coding sequence ATGGTGAGCACAACTCTTGTACTTGGACTCACCGTGATGACGCTTATTGGGTTCACAATTACTGGTATGTGGTATAGCCAGGGTCGGGTTACATCAATTGAAGATCTCATTTCCGCACGGAATCAAGCGGGAGCTAATCGGATAACAGCAACACTTGTTGCATCAGTTATGGGTGTGTGGATTCTGTTCGCAGCACCGGAAGCAGGAGCAGGGTTTGGTGTCGCAGCAGTTATTGGATATGCCGTTGGCGAGGCTGTACCGATGTATGTTTATTCTCGGGTAGGTCCACGAATTCGAGAGTTGATTCCATCAGGACACTCACTCACTGAGTATGCCCGTGCACGCTATGGAACAGCAATGTATGCGTTTGTCGTCGGTGTCAGCGGTCTGTATATGTTTGTGTTCGTTGCGGCGGAGTTGACTGGGATTGCAGGGGCACTTGCATTTGTTGCTGATGTTCCACAGTGGCAAACAGCAACACTCGTTGGTGGTTTTGTATTACTATATACCGGCTATGGCGGACTTCGGGCAAGTATATTCACTGATACAGTACAGGCAGTTGTCGTTATCCCATTGTTAGCTGTTGCATTCATAGCAACGGTGTTTGCACTTGGTGGACCAAGTTCAGTTCTCGGAAATATCACAGCCGCTGATCCAGGACTTCTTGATCCAACAGCCGCAGCAGGGTTCCAGTTCGGGCTTGCACTTGCGTTTGCTATCCTTGGAGCGGAGTTACTTAATCAAACATGGTGGCAACGAATCTATGCGGGAACAGACAGTGAGAGTATCGCAGTTGCATTCCGCCGAGCGACGGTTCTGAATGGTCTTATTGTCTTTATCGCTGCATTTCTTGGTGTTGTTGCAGCGGGACATACAGATATCGTGACCAACCCCACAAGTGCAGCATACAATGCTGATGTAGCATTTTTTGTCTTACTCGAGACAGCGGTCCCAGAGTGGGTGATTCTTGTTGTGGTACTGCTTGCATTGTCACTTGTGATGAGCTCTGTCGATACACTATTTAATGCGCTTTCGAGTCTCATCACCGTTGATCTTGCTCGGATATATCCGGGGAGTACTGATCGCCAACTTCGATGGATCGCACGTGGTTTTACACTTTGTATTGCATTTGCGGCTATCTATGTTAGTGTCCGAGCACAGAGTGTGCTTCGATTGTTTTTCCTTGCAGATCTTCTTGGGACAGCCCTTGCATTCCCACTTGTATATGGGCTCTACAGTGAGCGACTCACTGGCTTTGGTGCACTCGCTGGGAGTCTCTCTGGACTTGCGGTTGGACTTGCGTATTTTCCGGACCTTCGTGGCTTTATTACTGCAATCCCGCTTGTCGGTCCAGCACTTCCGAGTGCTGACCCACTGTATCTCACCGCGTTTGGCGGATCATTTCTCACCTCAATCGGTGTTACAATAGTTATCTCTCGACTCACGACAACACGATTTGATCTTGATACGCTTAGTGCTGAGATCACACGTCTTGATGAACCAATAGCAGATGGTGGTCGGACGTATTCTGCGGAATCATCCCTATGCCCTGATGGGAACTCCGATGACTGA
- a CDS encoding glycerophosphodiester phosphodiesterase, with the protein MMASTNHVQPIAHRGCPHQYPENTLRALQNAGSSAGAVEFDVRRCGTGESVVIHDNRLDRVTDVDGLVSDTSVSELQQVHVAGSTAHVPTLQEVFQTVSTDVTLHIELKEPSVIDDVVMYINQFDHDVIVSSFAPTALTAAVSAGLTDVALLFATDPQDALMRAIKIGCTAVHPSASLCIETDIVSAAHEQGLYVNAWTVEDAETLTALARISGDDHSTAVDGVIIDDCSLIERCQTLG; encoded by the coding sequence ATGATGGCAAGCACAAATCACGTGCAACCAATCGCTCATCGCGGCTGTCCACACCAATATCCAGAGAACACACTCAGGGCGCTTCAAAACGCTGGAAGCAGCGCCGGTGCGGTTGAATTTGATGTCCGTCGCTGTGGAACAGGCGAATCTGTCGTAATACATGATAACAGACTTGATCGTGTCACCGATGTTGATGGGCTTGTTTCAGATACCTCGGTGTCCGAACTACAACAAGTGCATGTTGCGGGTTCGACTGCACATGTGCCAACATTACAGGAGGTCTTTCAGACAGTATCTACAGACGTTACATTGCACATTGAACTGAAAGAGCCATCTGTTATTGATGATGTTGTGATGTATATTAACCAGTTTGACCATGATGTTATTGTCTCATCATTTGCCCCGACTGCACTAACTGCAGCTGTCTCAGCGGGTCTCACAGACGTTGCATTACTATTTGCAACAGACCCACAGGATGCACTCATGCGTGCCATCAAAATCGGATGTACAGCAGTTCATCCCTCAGCATCACTTTGTATCGAAACCGACATTGTCAGCGCAGCTCATGAACAAGGACTGTATGTTAACGCATGGACTGTTGAGGACGCTGAAACGCTGACTGCGTTAGCCAGGATTAGTGGAGATGATCACTCCACAGCAGTCGACGGTGTTATTATTGATGATTGCTCACTCATCGAGCGGTGTCAGACGCTTGGATGA
- a CDS encoding VOC family protein, with amino-acid sequence MTSTPSPELHHIGITVDALEVIVDFYTETLNIDVLTRFSVDGEEFATAVDVPDAHAEFVHLDIGNGRLELVSYTPSETQQTSTELNASGTTHIGVTVSDIDEMYASLPGNVETVSPPQTTDTGTRVCFLRDPESNLVELLSI; translated from the coding sequence ATGACATCAACACCGTCACCAGAACTGCATCATATTGGAATTACTGTCGACGCGCTTGAGGTAATAGTCGATTTTTATACTGAAACGCTCAATATCGACGTTCTTACCCGATTCAGTGTTGATGGTGAGGAATTTGCGACTGCCGTTGATGTTCCAGATGCGCATGCTGAGTTCGTTCATCTTGATATTGGTAACGGTCGTCTTGAACTCGTTTCATATACGCCATCAGAGACACAACAAACGTCGACCGAACTGAATGCTTCTGGAACAACGCATATCGGAGTTACCGTTTCGGATATTGATGAGATGTATGCGTCGCTTCCGGGCAATGTCGAAACGGTTAGTCCTCCTCAGACAACCGATACGGGAACACGAGTCTGTTTTCTTCGCGATCCCGAATCAAATCTTGTCGAGTTACTTTCAATCTAA
- the panD gene encoding aspartate 1-decarboxylase, with protein sequence MRRWLLKSKLHRARVTGTEKDYEGSISIDAALLSEADIAVGEQVQVVNVTNGERFETYTIEGESRQMELNGAAARLAETGDVIIVISYGLYVKDEQPEPTVLLLDEENRISERE encoded by the coding sequence ATGCGACGCTGGCTATTGAAATCAAAGCTCCATCGGGCCCGTGTGACAGGCACCGAGAAGGATTATGAGGGGAGCATCTCCATCGACGCGGCGCTTCTCTCGGAGGCCGACATCGCTGTCGGCGAACAGGTGCAAGTAGTCAACGTGACTAACGGTGAACGCTTTGAAACGTACACCATCGAGGGTGAATCCCGTCAGATGGAGCTCAACGGGGCCGCCGCCAGGCTGGCGGAGACGGGAGACGTAATCATCGTCATCTCCTATGGCCTCTATGTCAAGGACGAACAACCAGAGCCCACAGTGCTACTGTTGGACGAGGAAAACCGGATTAGCGAACGAGAGTAA
- the mobA gene encoding molybdenum cofactor guanylyltransferase codes for MRGGVVLAGGRSTRFGNRDKAVVTLAGTPLIKRVVDRIAGVVDEIVINCRQSQRDSITAALAKSDVELQFAIDQTPDRGPMAGLARGLEITDATYTIAVGCDMPFIDPDFVEYLFERITEGYADAVVPRLNEWYQPTHAVYTTNPMYAACRRALDNDARQLIAPFEYLDVLTISKSTIDTHTTQRTFRNVNTPEELSMAASELTTNDDSTN; via the coding sequence ATGCGTGGAGGTGTCGTTCTTGCTGGTGGTCGATCGACACGCTTTGGAAATCGAGACAAAGCAGTCGTGACGCTTGCTGGGACGCCACTGATTAAACGAGTTGTTGATCGAATCGCAGGGGTCGTTGATGAAATTGTCATCAATTGTCGTCAGTCACAACGTGATTCGATTACCGCAGCACTAGCTAAGAGTGATGTTGAGTTACAATTCGCAATTGATCAGACTCCAGATCGCGGTCCAATGGCAGGATTAGCTCGTGGACTTGAGATAACAGATGCAACATATACAATCGCCGTTGGTTGTGATATGCCATTTATTGACCCTGATTTTGTTGAATATTTGTTTGAGCGCATTACCGAAGGATACGCTGATGCTGTTGTGCCACGTCTAAATGAATGGTATCAGCCGACGCATGCAGTATACACGACGAATCCTATGTATGCTGCATGTCGCCGTGCGCTCGATAATGATGCACGACAGCTTATTGCCCCATTTGAGTATCTCGATGTGCTTACGATATCGAAATCAACAATCGATACACACACAACACAGCGGACATTCAGAAATGTGAATACGCCTGAAGAACTCTCGATGGCTGCAAGTGAACTCACCACCAATGATGACTCGACTAATTAA
- a CDS encoding SCO family protein, whose protein sequence is MDRRNYLHVIAGAGAFATAGCLGSTLSFRDSNPNVILAEPEREYTSEELPYPAWGQRVPDVTLPSSIGSQTVTIRDIETPSIVTFFYSHCQTVCPVLIQTVRNIQADAIENDYADQVTFLPTTFDPQRDDAARLREYSKTMNIAVDNDNWQFLRPASPERAKAVVEEEFGVTFERTHPDDMDMYMFAHSALTYLINADGYIERAYRTQAPDISQMITDLKPLREQ, encoded by the coding sequence ATGGACAGGCGGAATTATCTTCACGTTATTGCCGGCGCAGGGGCTTTCGCAACAGCTGGATGTCTTGGGTCAACACTGAGCTTTCGTGATAGTAATCCGAATGTCATTCTCGCCGAACCTGAGCGTGAGTACACAAGCGAAGAGTTGCCATATCCAGCATGGGGGCAGCGTGTTCCAGACGTAACACTTCCTAGTTCAATCGGGTCTCAGACGGTAACAATCAGAGATATTGAGACACCGTCGATTGTAACATTCTTTTATAGTCACTGTCAGACTGTCTGTCCAGTGTTAATCCAAACAGTACGTAACATCCAGGCAGACGCAATTGAAAATGACTATGCTGATCAAGTAACGTTCCTTCCGACGACATTCGACCCACAGCGTGATGACGCCGCACGACTTCGTGAATATAGCAAAACGATGAATATTGCAGTGGATAATGACAATTGGCAGTTCCTCCGCCCAGCATCGCCCGAACGAGCAAAAGCTGTCGTTGAGGAGGAATTCGGGGTTACCTTCGAGCGAACACATCCAGATGACATGGATATGTACATGTTCGCTCACTCTGCACTCACATATTTAATTAATGCTGATGGGTATATTGAGCGTGCCTATCGAACACAGGCGCCAGATATCAGCCAAATGATCACCGACCTCAAACCACTCCGAGAGCAATGA
- a CDS encoding universal stress protein: MYSQILYPTDGSENAEAAFDHLESIALNHDATVHVLFIVDPGHVGSGMIAELSPDNISGMTGESSTGKQSGMRGSPEIPEETRRSLFEYGETVVDDVADDLGEVGTRTEVQVGADVYQKILDYADDHHIDLITMGTHGRRGVDHYLLGSVAEKVVRLSDAPVLTIRHSE; encoded by the coding sequence ATGTACAGTCAAATATTGTATCCGACAGACGGGAGCGAGAACGCTGAGGCAGCATTCGATCATCTTGAGAGTATTGCACTCAATCATGATGCAACTGTGCATGTATTGTTCATCGTCGATCCCGGGCATGTTGGATCAGGTATGATCGCAGAGTTATCGCCAGATAATATCTCCGGGATGACCGGTGAATCATCGACAGGGAAACAATCAGGAATGCGTGGATCACCGGAGATTCCTGAGGAAACGCGTCGGTCACTCTTTGAGTACGGTGAGACAGTTGTTGATGATGTTGCAGACGATCTTGGTGAGGTTGGGACCCGAACGGAGGTTCAGGTCGGTGCTGATGTCTATCAGAAAATACTTGATTACGCTGATGATCATCATATTGACTTGATTACGATGGGGACACACGGGCGACGCGGTGTTGATCATTATCTCCTTGGAAGTGTTGCAGAAAAGGTCGTTCGTCTCTCAGATGCACCTGTCTTGACGATTCGTCATTCAGAATGA
- a CDS encoding alcohol dehydrogenase, which translates to MQAAVVSEPGAEFDLVERPVPEPDSEEVRIAVEACGICHSDVFVKEGTYPGVKYPRVPGHEVAGRIDAVGADVNMWEIDDRVGVGWHGGHCFDCDPCRRGDFQQCVDAKVTGLTYDGGYAEYTTVPAEAVAAVPEELNAVEAAPLLCAGVTTYNALRHTDARPGDLVAVQGIGGLGHLGIQYAHAAGFETVALSRSADKESLAKDLGADHFIDATAVDPAERLTELGGASVILATAPASDAISSVVSGLGADGSVVVVGIPGEPIEASGQDLVGARSSVEGWASGDARDSQDTLEFSALRSITPEVETYSLDEVTTAYSQMIENEARFRAVIEP; encoded by the coding sequence ATGCAAGCGGCTGTTGTCTCCGAGCCGGGAGCAGAATTTGATCTTGTTGAGCGTCCGGTCCCAGAGCCTGACTCGGAGGAAGTTCGTATTGCTGTTGAGGCGTGTGGCATCTGTCACAGTGATGTGTTTGTCAAAGAGGGAACCTATCCGGGGGTCAAGTACCCACGAGTTCCAGGTCATGAAGTCGCAGGACGGATTGACGCTGTCGGAGCAGATGTGAATATGTGGGAGATTGATGACCGCGTTGGTGTTGGATGGCATGGTGGTCACTGTTTCGACTGTGATCCATGCCGGCGTGGTGACTTCCAGCAATGTGTTGATGCCAAAGTAACGGGATTGACATATGACGGAGGATATGCTGAATATACGACTGTTCCCGCCGAGGCAGTGGCTGCGGTCCCTGAGGAATTAAATGCTGTTGAGGCAGCCCCACTACTCTGTGCCGGCGTGACGACATATAACGCCCTTAGACATACCGACGCCCGCCCAGGCGATCTTGTTGCTGTACAAGGAATTGGTGGGCTTGGTCACCTTGGTATTCAATATGCGCACGCAGCAGGGTTTGAGACGGTCGCACTTTCACGAAGCGCAGACAAAGAGTCACTTGCGAAGGATCTCGGTGCTGATCATTTTATTGATGCAACCGCGGTTGATCCAGCAGAACGGCTCACTGAACTTGGTGGCGCCTCAGTTATTCTTGCAACTGCTCCTGCGAGTGATGCAATTAGCAGTGTCGTTAGTGGGCTTGGAGCCGATGGGTCTGTTGTTGTTGTTGGGATTCCAGGTGAACCAATCGAAGCCAGCGGACAGGATCTTGTCGGAGCGCGAAGTAGCGTCGAGGGATGGGCGTCTGGGGATGCACGCGACTCACAGGATACACTTGAATTCAGTGCTCTTCGCTCGATTACCCCTGAAGTTGAGACATACTCACTCGATGAGGTGACGACAGCTTACAGTCAGATGATTGAGAATGAAGCACGCTTTCGTGCTGTCATTGAACCCTGA
- a CDS encoding dihydrodipicolinate synthase family protein — translation MSGTSGIHSRNVNVMCPVVTPFISDDDVDHAGLRSVIEFVSDAGIDGIVPCGTTGEFASLTPMEYRAVIETAVDVAGETTPVIAGVAATDIPSVRSNIEFAAQTGADAALLTPPYFHTGPGSTGVQQFFESVVAESPLSIILYNIPACTGQQIDPETVATLAETDTVIGLKDSSGDFDYLLDILSRTDSSFRVFEGYDRHYVSGVHAGTAGGINALSNVLPGRFCTIREKAFNGETQTAFESEQSTLAPLFDLCLEYGFAPVTKVGLTHRGVIDSASVRAPLVELPDEVHSRVTTLVADAIVDS, via the coding sequence ATGTCTGGAACCTCTGGAATTCATTCTCGCAATGTAAATGTAATGTGTCCGGTTGTAACGCCATTCATTAGCGATGATGATGTTGATCACGCTGGATTGCGCTCTGTGATTGAGTTTGTGAGCGACGCTGGAATTGATGGAATCGTCCCATGTGGTACGACCGGTGAATTCGCGAGTCTCACACCAATGGAATATCGCGCAGTCATTGAGACAGCAGTCGATGTGGCTGGTGAGACAACACCTGTGATTGCTGGTGTTGCTGCGACAGACATCCCATCCGTGCGGTCAAATATCGAATTTGCCGCTCAAACGGGCGCTGATGCTGCACTCCTCACACCGCCGTATTTTCACACAGGACCAGGATCAACAGGTGTACAACAATTTTTTGAGTCTGTTGTTGCAGAGAGTCCCCTTTCGATCATACTGTATAATATCCCCGCATGTACCGGACAGCAAATCGACCCTGAAACAGTTGCCACACTAGCAGAGACTGATACAGTGATTGGATTGAAAGATTCGAGTGGTGATTTTGATTATCTTCTTGACATACTTTCGAGAACTGACTCCTCATTTCGCGTTTTTGAGGGATACGACCGGCATTATGTGAGTGGCGTTCATGCCGGAACAGCCGGCGGGATCAATGCACTCTCAAATGTGCTTCCAGGGCGATTTTGTACGATTCGAGAGAAGGCGTTCAATGGCGAAACACAGACTGCATTCGAGAGTGAGCAATCAACACTCGCACCGCTGTTCGACCTTTGTTTAGAGTATGGATTCGCACCAGTCACAAAAGTGGGGCTCACACATCGCGGAGTCATTGATTCGGCAAGTGTGAGAGCACCGCTCGTCGAACTGCCGGACGAGGTACACTCACGGGTTACAACTCTTGTTGCAGACGCAATTGTCGATAGCTGA
- a CDS encoding ASCH domain-containing protein, whose protein sequence is MTEIDSDALLPNEHVKNAVRNEDITQLSRGATNKYASEGDTFSIDEDVFVISSVDERTLGDLTDLDAQREGSESLTAYRERMQRVHTDDFEWDPTNKILTYQFESA, encoded by the coding sequence ATGACAGAGATTGATTCGGATGCGCTCTTACCGAATGAACACGTAAAGAACGCTGTTCGTAATGAAGATATTACCCAACTGAGTCGCGGGGCGACAAATAAATATGCCTCAGAGGGTGACACGTTTTCTATCGATGAGGATGTATTCGTTATATCGAGTGTTGATGAACGGACACTTGGTGATTTAACAGATTTAGACGCTCAACGGGAAGGATCAGAGTCACTGACAGCATATCGAGAACGGATGCAGCGTGTTCATACTGATGATTTTGAGTGGGATCCAACAAATAAAATTCTTACATATCAATTTGAGTCTGCCTAG
- the tenA gene encoding thiaminase II, which produces MAFTDEIRPRANEIWTAIVEHPMVAGIGDGTLQAEPFKYWVRQDYQYLIEYSRLFALGAAKAPTFDRMKTFTQLLTATLTEEMDLHRSYAAEFGITESELETTSLSPTTQGYTDFLLRTAALGSFTDLVVALLPCMWGFNDVATQLAADGLPADERYAAWIEMYTGEEFNELTEWCLTLTDEMTAGASETDIERYRHIFETSAQYEYRFWDAAWRREEWTI; this is translated from the coding sequence ATGGCATTCACAGATGAGATACGCCCCCGAGCAAATGAGATTTGGACAGCAATTGTTGAACATCCGATGGTTGCTGGTATTGGCGATGGGACGCTTCAAGCGGAGCCGTTTAAATACTGGGTCCGACAGGATTATCAATATCTCATTGAATACAGCAGACTCTTTGCGCTTGGCGCGGCAAAAGCGCCAACGTTTGACCGCATGAAGACATTTACGCAGTTACTTACTGCAACACTCACCGAAGAGATGGATCTTCATCGGTCATATGCAGCAGAGTTTGGAATCACTGAGAGTGAACTTGAAACAACATCACTGTCGCCGACCACACAAGGATACACTGATTTTCTCCTTCGAACTGCGGCACTTGGTTCGTTCACAGACCTCGTTGTAGCATTATTACCCTGTATGTGGGGATTCAATGATGTAGCCACACAGCTTGCTGCTGACGGACTCCCCGCAGATGAACGATATGCGGCGTGGATTGAGATGTACACTGGCGAGGAGTTTAACGAACTCACAGAGTGGTGTCTCACTCTTACTGATGAGATGACCGCTGGAGCAAGTGAGACGGATATTGAGCGGTATCGTCATATATTCGAGACCTCAGCACAGTATGAATATCGATTCTGGGATGCTGCATGGCGACGTGAGGAGTGGACAATCTAG
- a CDS encoding DUF1684 domain-containing protein, with amino-acid sequence MSTTPDDWQAAINESRTNKERYFRSSDRSPVPPEFRGESFPGLAYYSIDPEYRFTVPLTRDDDPETITVETTADGEQTYRRVGTFDITVETTPVSIAAYEPTDGSDRLWVPFRDATSGSETYGAGRYIDLEPTEDHNDDGTWTLDLNRAYNPTCAYNPAYECPLVPAENWLDVPIEVGEKDFPGNFHDD; translated from the coding sequence ATGAGCACGACACCTGATGACTGGCAAGCAGCGATAAACGAGAGTCGAACGAACAAAGAACGATATTTTCGTAGTAGCGATCGGTCACCGGTGCCCCCGGAGTTTAGAGGCGAGTCATTTCCTGGCTTAGCGTATTATTCAATCGATCCAGAGTATCGATTTACCGTTCCACTCACGCGTGATGATGACCCAGAAACTATTACCGTCGAGACAACTGCTGATGGAGAGCAAACATACCGCCGCGTTGGGACCTTTGATATCACAGTTGAGACGACTCCAGTCTCAATCGCGGCATATGAACCAACGGATGGCAGTGATCGACTATGGGTTCCATTCCGCGATGCAACAAGTGGATCCGAAACATACGGTGCAGGACGATATATTGATCTTGAGCCAACAGAAGACCACAATGACGATGGGACATGGACACTCGATCTGAATCGTGCGTATAATCCAACATGTGCGTACAATCCAGCATATGAGTGCCCGCTTGTCCCTGCGGAAAATTGGCTTGATGTTCCAATTGAGGTCGGCGAAAAAGACTTTCCTGGAAATTTCCATGATGATTAG
- a CDS encoding cytochrome c biogenesis CcdA family protein, with product MSISFLSIIEQIALFGFKTKVVGILAFAAGAGVATFFAPCAFPLLPGYIGYYFNQPKTPSGLLSGVTAASGAVVMLGVVAGLTAIIGRRLTTILPLFEPVIGVALIIFGVLLWVEWTPTTIPLTRRPDSLVGFGIFGAVYAVAAAGCVIPLFLGVVTQAVSLSPTNAAAVLFTYAAGVALPLIGVTLLAESGLTAWQRLGHYTGRIEQIAAGLLVTAGAGQLYLSIVVLDVL from the coding sequence ATGAGTATATCATTTCTAAGTATAATCGAGCAGATTGCACTCTTTGGATTCAAGACAAAAGTTGTTGGTATACTCGCATTTGCCGCAGGTGCCGGGGTTGCAACATTTTTTGCACCCTGTGCATTTCCATTACTGCCGGGCTATATTGGCTATTATTTTAATCAACCCAAGACACCATCGGGATTGCTTTCAGGGGTCACAGCCGCGAGTGGGGCAGTTGTGATGCTCGGAGTTGTCGCAGGGCTCACAGCAATCATTGGTCGTCGTCTCACCACAATATTACCTCTATTCGAACCGGTTATTGGAGTTGCACTGATTATATTTGGAGTATTGTTATGGGTTGAATGGACGCCAACAACAATTCCACTTACGCGTCGACCGGACTCATTAGTTGGATTCGGTATCTTTGGTGCAGTCTATGCGGTTGCAGCCGCTGGATGTGTCATTCCCTTATTCCTTGGCGTGGTTACGCAGGCAGTTTCACTCTCGCCGACAAATGCGGCAGCCGTCCTTTTCACCTATGCTGCCGGGGTTGCACTTCCACTTATTGGCGTGACACTCCTTGCAGAGTCTGGTCTGACTGCCTGGCAGAGACTCGGGCATTATACAGGGCGGATTGAACAAATAGCAGCAGGTCTCCTTGTCACCGCTGGCGCTGGACAATTATATCTCTCGATTGTCGTACTTGATGTACTATAA
- a CDS encoding TlpA family protein disulfide reductase → MRRRAVLKATGGIVLTGGSVMILQRGIPTLNPTETQSGTTSESSEAVNSKTTFPIQLSTLGAEGSTERTVRVPTAGMPTVIDLFATWCTPCQAQMDALSTVYSKYNDQVGFISVTNERIGGTLTRADIRSWWNEHDGRWSVGLDPKSKLMNILGAQGLPYLAITDTTGEIRWEDTGMTSASTLQRELDAVLSESEDENENE, encoded by the coding sequence ATGAGGCGGCGTGCGGTTCTCAAAGCTACTGGTGGGATTGTGCTTACCGGTGGAAGTGTGATGATACTACAGCGTGGAATCCCGACCCTGAATCCAACTGAGACACAATCAGGCACCACGAGCGAATCCAGTGAGGCAGTTAATTCGAAGACGACATTTCCGATTCAGCTATCGACATTAGGCGCTGAGGGGTCTACAGAGAGAACAGTACGGGTTCCAACTGCGGGGATGCCGACAGTGATCGATTTATTCGCAACATGGTGCACACCATGTCAGGCGCAGATGGACGCACTCTCAACAGTCTATAGCAAATATAACGATCAGGTCGGATTTATTTCGGTCACAAACGAGCGGATTGGTGGAACGCTCACCCGTGCAGATATAAGATCGTGGTGGAATGAGCATGATGGAAGGTGGAGTGTTGGTCTTGACCCCAAAAGCAAATTGATGAATATCCTTGGCGCACAGGGACTTCCATATCTTGCTATTACTGATACAACAGGAGAAATACGATGGGAAGATACCGGTATGACATCAGCATCGACGCTCCAACGTGAGCTAGATGCTGTCTTATCTGAAAGTGAGGATGAGAACGAGAACGAGTGA